The following proteins are co-located in the Pseudomonas fluorescens genome:
- a CDS encoding amino acid ABC transporter permease, with translation MKQKKAQWPWHLLTVAVLVGLAGALYYATSLMSYEWRWNRVPQYFAYQAETSQRAADISTVIELVRNGDVAHVTLRNDAGAEQTLTVADNSLQVARGDDVAEGDVIGVTRHWALGPLMWGLWTTLWLSVISGILGLVIGLATGLCRLSSNPTLRDLSTIYVELVRGTPLLVQIFIFYFFIGTVLNLSREFAGIAALSLFTGAYVAEIVRAGVQSITRGQNEAARSLGLSASQSMRHVVLPQAFKRVLPPLAGQFISLVKDTSLVSVIAITELLKSGREVITTSFSPFEILFCVAGLYLLINLPLSKIASRLERRLAQSD, from the coding sequence ATGAAACAGAAAAAAGCCCAATGGCCCTGGCACCTGCTGACTGTGGCCGTGCTGGTTGGCCTGGCTGGCGCGTTGTACTACGCCACCTCGCTGATGTCCTACGAGTGGCGCTGGAACCGTGTGCCGCAGTACTTCGCCTATCAGGCGGAAACCTCGCAACGTGCCGCCGACATCTCCACCGTCATTGAACTGGTGCGCAACGGCGACGTAGCCCACGTGACGCTGCGCAATGACGCCGGTGCCGAACAAACGCTGACGGTTGCCGACAATAGCCTGCAAGTGGCGCGCGGTGACGACGTGGCTGAAGGCGATGTGATCGGCGTAACCCGGCATTGGGCGCTGGGCCCGCTGATGTGGGGCTTGTGGACCACCTTGTGGCTGTCGGTCATCTCCGGAATTCTGGGGCTGGTGATTGGCCTGGCGACCGGTTTGTGCCGTCTGTCCAGCAACCCGACCCTGCGCGATCTGTCGACGATCTACGTCGAACTGGTGCGCGGTACGCCGCTATTGGTGCAGATTTTTATTTTCTATTTCTTCATCGGAACGGTGCTTAACCTGTCCCGGGAATTCGCCGGGATCGCCGCGTTGTCGCTGTTCACCGGCGCGTATGTGGCGGAAATCGTCCGCGCCGGCGTGCAGTCCATCACCCGTGGCCAGAATGAAGCCGCACGGTCCCTGGGTTTGAGTGCCAGCCAGTCGATGCGTCACGTGGTGTTGCCGCAAGCGTTCAAGCGCGTGTTGCCGCCGCTGGCCGGGCAATTTATCAGCCTGGTGAAGGACACGTCGCTGGTGTCGGTGATCGCGATTACCGAGCTGCTCAAAAGCGGCCGTGAAGTCATCACCACCTCGTTCTCGCCGTTTGAAATCCTGTTCTGTGTGGCAGGTCTGTACCTGTTGATCAACCTGCCGCTGTCGAAAATTGCCAGCCGGCTTGAGCGGAGGCTCGCGCAAAGTGATTGA
- a CDS encoding alpha/beta hydrolase, with protein MSEYPISSPMRAFVAKTDAFTRDDASLAGLRHNYNRMCQAFTPPKPEGLQVSDFALGGVGVRSYLPTAPAPTEGWPCLLYMHGGGWVVGGLDSHDFICFELASTLQVLVLAIDYRLAPEHPFPAAYEDCRAVWQAIQAGEGPHAIHLQRLAVIGDSAGGNLAAALCLGLRDDGQPLPLAQVLIYPGLGGASDLPSRRDCWDAPLLSTADTDGYRALYLPGAGHPSPYALPLLAEDFSGLPKALIAVAQFDPLRDDGMLYAERLQAAGVSALMYPGKGLIHGCLRARGQVAEVDQLYDCLLDYLRSEGLTQV; from the coding sequence ATGTCCGAATACCCTATTTCTTCGCCGATGCGCGCCTTCGTCGCCAAAACCGACGCCTTCACCCGTGACGACGCGTCGCTGGCAGGCTTACGCCACAACTACAACCGTATGTGCCAGGCCTTCACGCCACCGAAGCCTGAAGGGCTGCAAGTCTCGGACTTCGCACTGGGCGGCGTAGGCGTGCGCAGTTACTTACCCACGGCTCCGGCGCCGACGGAGGGCTGGCCCTGTCTCCTTTATATGCACGGCGGCGGTTGGGTGGTCGGCGGGCTGGATTCCCATGATTTCATTTGTTTCGAGTTGGCCAGTACGCTGCAGGTGCTGGTGCTCGCCATCGATTATCGCCTGGCACCCGAACACCCGTTCCCGGCGGCTTACGAGGATTGCCGCGCGGTGTGGCAAGCGATCCAGGCGGGCGAGGGGCCGCACGCCATCCACCTGCAACGGCTGGCGGTGATCGGTGACAGCGCGGGCGGCAATCTGGCTGCGGCGCTGTGTCTGGGCCTGCGCGATGACGGCCAGCCGCTGCCCCTGGCTCAAGTGCTGATTTATCCAGGGCTGGGCGGCGCGTCTGATTTGCCTTCGCGGCGTGACTGCTGGGATGCGCCGCTGCTCAGCACGGCCGACACCGACGGCTACCGGGCGCTCTACCTGCCGGGCGCCGGCCATCCATCGCCCTATGCCCTGCCACTGCTGGCCGAGGATTTCAGCGGTTTGCCCAAGGCATTGATCGCCGTGGCCCAGTTCGACCCGCTGCGTGATGACGGCATGCTCTACGCCGAACGCCTGCAAGCGGCGGGCGTGTCCGCGCTGATGTATCCGGGCAAGGGCCTGATCCACGGCTGTTTGCGCGCGCGCGGCCAAGTGGCGGAGGTGGATCAACTGTATGACTGTCTGCTGGATTACCTGAGGAGCGAAGGGCTGACACAGGTCTAA
- a CDS encoding glucan biosynthesis protein G — protein MIVSPCNAPKLSAKRLRNALVTGSALFCLFGAGQLWAFSLDDVSAKAKELAGQKYEAPRSNLPNEFREMKFADYQKIRFRNEKAEWADQNTPFKLSFYHQGMHFDTPVKINEVTADSVHEIKYDPTRFDFGDVKYDPKSTEQLGYAGFRVLYPINKDDKQDEIMTMLGASYFRVVGKGQAYGLSARGMAIDTALPSGEEFPRFTEFWIERPKPGEKQLVIFALLDSPRATGAYRLTLRPGTDTIVDVKSQMFLRDKVTKLGIAPLTSMYLFGANQPSKVLNYRRELHDSSGLSIHAGNGEWIWRPLNNPKHLSVSNFSVENPRGFGLLQRGRDFSHYEDLDDNYDKRPSAWIEPEGDWGKGSVDLVEIPTADETNDNIVAFWSPAELPKVGEPLDVSYRLHWTMDEKALHPADSAWVKQTLRSTGDVKQSNLIRQPDGSVAYLVDFEGPALKNLPADAPVRSQVSVGDNAEIVENSVRYNEHTKGWRLTLRMKIKDTGKPTEMRAALVEDIVKPEPEKVSTQVLKADKLLAKQHEKQAKKDAKEAKDAKDAKDKDAKQPEAASATPLSNPDPAKTEHVLTETWSYQLPADE, from the coding sequence GTGATTGTTAGTCCCTGTAATGCACCAAAATTGTCTGCCAAACGGTTACGAAACGCACTGGTAACGGGCTCTGCCCTGTTTTGCCTGTTCGGCGCGGGTCAACTGTGGGCATTCAGTCTGGATGATGTGTCGGCCAAGGCAAAAGAGCTGGCCGGGCAGAAATACGAAGCTCCGCGCAGCAATCTGCCTAACGAATTTCGCGAAATGAAATTCGCCGACTATCAGAAGATTCGTTTCCGTAACGAAAAAGCCGAATGGGCCGATCAGAACACGCCGTTCAAACTGTCCTTCTATCACCAGGGCATGCACTTCGACACGCCGGTGAAAATCAACGAAGTGACCGCCGACAGTGTTCATGAAATCAAGTACGACCCGACGCGTTTCGATTTCGGTGACGTGAAATATGATCCAAAGTCCACCGAACAACTGGGTTATGCCGGTTTCCGTGTGCTTTACCCGATCAACAAAGACGACAAGCAAGACGAAATCATGACCATGCTCGGCGCCAGCTACTTCCGCGTCGTCGGCAAAGGCCAGGCCTATGGCCTGTCCGCCCGTGGCATGGCGATCGACACTGCATTGCCGTCCGGTGAAGAGTTCCCGCGTTTCACCGAGTTCTGGATCGAGCGTCCAAAACCGGGCGAAAAACAGCTGGTGATCTTCGCCCTGCTGGATTCGCCACGCGCGACCGGCGCCTATCGCCTGACCCTGCGCCCTGGCACCGACACCATTGTCGACGTCAAGTCGCAGATGTTCCTGCGCGACAAGGTCACCAAGCTGGGCATTGCCCCGCTGACCAGCATGTACCTGTTCGGCGCGAACCAGCCGTCGAAAGTGCTCAATTACCGTCGTGAACTGCACGACTCCAGCGGTCTGTCGATCCATGCCGGCAATGGCGAGTGGATCTGGCGCCCACTGAACAACCCTAAACACCTGTCGGTCAGTAACTTCAGCGTCGAGAACCCGCGTGGTTTCGGCTTGCTGCAACGTGGCCGCGACTTCAGCCACTACGAAGACCTGGACGACAACTACGACAAGCGCCCAAGCGCCTGGATCGAGCCTGAAGGCGACTGGGGCAAGGGTTCCGTCGACCTGGTAGAGATTCCGACCGCCGACGAAACCAACGACAACATCGTTGCGTTCTGGAGCCCGGCCGAACTGCCGAAAGTCGGCGAGCCGCTGGACGTCAGCTACCGCCTGCACTGGACCATGGACGAAAAGGCCCTGCACCCGGCCGACAGCGCCTGGGTCAAGCAGACCCTGCGTTCCACCGGTGACGTGAAGCAATCCAACCTGATCCGTCAGCCTGACGGCAGCGTGGCCTACCTGGTGGACTTCGAGGGCCCGGCCCTGAAGAACCTGCCGGCGGACGCCCCGGTTCGCAGCCAGGTGAGTGTTGGCGACAACGCCGAAATCGTTGAAAACAGCGTGCGCTACAACGAGCACACCAAAGGCTGGCGCCTGACCCTGCGCATGAAGATCAAAGACACAGGCAAGCCGACCGAAATGCGTGCGGCGTTGGTTGAGGACATCGTCAAACCTGAGCCTGAGAAGGTCTCGACCCAGGTGCTCAAAGCCGACAAGCTGTTGGCCAAGCAACACGAGAAACAGGCCAAGAAAGACGCGAAAGAAGCTAAAGACGCCAAAGACGCGAAAGACAAGGACGCCAAGCAGCCAGAAGCGGCCTCAGCCACTCCACTCTCTAACCCAGATCCGGCCAAGACAGAACATGTCCTGACCGAGACCTGGAGCTATCAGTTGCCTGCCGATGAGTAA
- a CDS encoding transporter substrate-binding domain-containing protein, whose amino-acid sequence MKKYLSRLMLGVTALVAVTAAHAGAIDDAVKRGTLKVGMDPTYMPFEMTDKRGEIIGFEVDILKAMAKSMGVKLELVSTGYDGIIPAFLTGKFDMIGSGMTLTQERNLRLNFSEPFIVVGQTLLIRKDLEGTIKSYKDLNDEKYRLTSKLGTTGEMIAKKMISKAKYHGYDNEQEGVLDVVNGKADAFVYDAPYNVVAEKKVGNGKLVFLDEPFTFEPLAFGLKKGDYDSLNYINNFLHQIRNDGTYDRLHDKWFKSAEWLKDME is encoded by the coding sequence ATGAAAAAGTATCTTTCGAGGCTGATGCTCGGCGTCACCGCGCTGGTCGCCGTCACTGCAGCGCATGCTGGCGCCATCGACGATGCGGTCAAGCGCGGCACGCTGAAAGTCGGCATGGACCCGACCTACATGCCGTTCGAAATGACCGACAAGCGCGGTGAAATCATCGGTTTCGAAGTCGACATCCTCAAGGCCATGGCCAAGTCCATGGGCGTCAAACTGGAGCTGGTCTCCACCGGTTATGACGGCATCATCCCCGCGTTCCTGACCGGCAAGTTCGACATGATCGGCAGCGGCATGACCCTGACCCAGGAACGCAACCTGCGCCTGAACTTCAGCGAACCCTTCATCGTGGTCGGCCAGACGTTGCTGATTCGCAAAGACCTGGAAGGCACCATCAAGTCCTACAAAGACCTGAACGACGAGAAATATCGCCTGACCTCCAAGCTCGGCACCACCGGTGAGATGATCGCCAAAAAGATGATCTCCAAAGCCAAGTACCACGGCTATGACAATGAGCAGGAAGGCGTGCTGGACGTGGTCAACGGCAAGGCCGATGCCTTTGTGTATGACGCTCCGTACAACGTGGTTGCCGAGAAAAAAGTCGGCAACGGCAAGCTGGTGTTCCTGGACGAGCCCTTCACCTTTGAGCCGTTGGCGTTCGGCCTGAAAAAAGGCGATTACGACAGCCTCAACTACATCAACAATTTCCTGCATCAGATCCGTAACGACGGCACCTACGATCGCCTCCATGACAAGTGGTTCAAGAGTGCCGAGTGGCTCAAGGACATGGAATAA
- a CDS encoding amino acid ABC transporter ATP-binding protein — protein MIEVRDLVKVFDTRGHVVRAVDHVTTQVAKGEVLVVIGPSGSGKSTFLRCLNGLEAFDAGSVSIDGLQLADPKTDVNAYRREVGMVFQHFNLFPHMTVLENLCLAQKVVRKRGKKEREAKALALLEKVGIAQKANEFPSRLSGGQQQRVAIARALAMEPKVMLFDEPTSALDPEMVGEVLDVMKTLALEGMTMVCVTHEMGFAREVADRVLFFDHGKLLEDASPAQFFEAPKDPRAQAFLRQVL, from the coding sequence GTGATTGAAGTCCGCGATCTGGTAAAAGTCTTCGACACCCGTGGCCACGTGGTGCGCGCGGTGGACCACGTCACCACCCAAGTCGCCAAGGGCGAAGTGCTGGTGGTGATCGGCCCTTCGGGGTCGGGAAAATCCACCTTTCTGCGCTGCCTTAACGGGTTGGAGGCGTTTGACGCAGGCTCAGTGAGCATCGACGGCCTGCAACTGGCCGACCCGAAAACGGATGTGAACGCCTATCGCCGCGAAGTCGGCATGGTGTTCCAGCACTTCAACCTGTTCCCCCACATGACCGTGCTGGAAAACCTCTGCCTGGCGCAAAAAGTCGTGCGCAAGCGCGGCAAGAAAGAGCGCGAAGCCAAGGCGCTGGCACTGCTGGAAAAAGTCGGCATTGCGCAAAAGGCCAACGAATTCCCCTCGCGTTTGTCCGGTGGTCAGCAACAGCGGGTGGCGATCGCCCGTGCGTTGGCCATGGAACCCAAGGTGATGCTGTTTGATGAGCCCACCTCGGCGCTGGACCCGGAAATGGTCGGCGAAGTGCTGGACGTGATGAAGACCCTGGCTCTGGAAGGCATGACCATGGTCTGCGTCACCCACGAGATGGGCTTTGCCCGCGAAGTGGCGGACCGGGTGTTGTTCTTCGACCATGGCAAGTTGCTGGAAGACGCCTCACCGGCGCAGTTCTTCGAGGCGCCGAAAGACCCGCGGGCCCAGGCCTTTCTGCGCCAGGTGCTGTAA
- the dtd gene encoding D-aminoacyl-tRNA deacylase has protein sequence MKGLLQRVRGARVEVAGEVVGAIDQGLLVLVAVEPSDTPESADKLLHKLLNYRVFSDDEGKMNLSLKDIGGGLLLVSQFTLAADTKSGLRPSFSTAAPPALGAGLFEYLLLQAQQLHGKVASGRFGADMQVHLVNDGPVTFLLQT, from the coding sequence ATGAAGGGCCTGTTGCAGCGGGTGCGTGGCGCCCGCGTCGAGGTTGCGGGCGAAGTCGTAGGGGCAATTGACCAGGGTTTGTTGGTGCTGGTAGCCGTCGAACCTTCAGATACGCCCGAGAGCGCCGACAAACTGTTGCACAAGCTGCTTAACTACCGGGTATTCAGTGACGACGAGGGCAAGATGAACCTGTCCTTGAAGGATATCGGTGGTGGTTTGTTGCTGGTGTCGCAGTTCACCCTGGCGGCGGACACCAAAAGCGGGCTGCGGCCGAGCTTCTCCACGGCGGCCCCTCCGGCACTCGGAGCAGGGCTTTTTGAGTACTTGTTGTTACAAGCGCAACAATTGCATGGCAAGGTGGCGTCAGGGCGTTTTGGCGCGGATATGCAGGTGCATTTGGTCAATGATGGCCCTGTGACCTTCCTCTTACAGACATGA
- a CDS encoding transporter substrate-binding domain-containing protein, with product MINRYYSAWLIGVAALACVGWVNAGALEDAVRRGVLKVGTTPTYVPFEMTDKQGRIVGFEVDLLQAMSQALGVELELVAVPYTELLPGLMAKKFDLIGSGMTVTQERNLKLNFSDSFIVVGQTVLLHPSLAGKVSSIEDLDEAGYRIAAIEGTTGEAAAQRFLGAARLRSFATPEEGVREVVEGRADAFIHDAPYNLIAMARPENHTLFALEQPFTFEPLAFGLKKGDYDSLNWINHFLNQIAQDGTYDQLHDKWFKDTTWVGEMD from the coding sequence ATGATCAACAGGTATTATTCGGCATGGCTGATCGGCGTTGCCGCATTGGCGTGTGTCGGCTGGGTGAATGCTGGCGCCCTGGAGGATGCCGTTCGGCGTGGCGTGCTTAAAGTTGGCACCACGCCCACCTACGTGCCCTTTGAAATGACGGATAAACAGGGGCGTATCGTCGGCTTTGAAGTCGATTTGCTCCAGGCGATGAGCCAAGCCTTGGGGGTCGAGCTGGAGTTGGTGGCGGTGCCCTATACCGAGTTGCTGCCGGGCCTGATGGCAAAAAAGTTTGACCTGATTGGCAGTGGCATGACGGTGACGCAGGAGCGCAACCTTAAACTCAATTTCAGCGACTCCTTTATCGTGGTGGGCCAGACCGTACTGCTGCATCCGAGCCTTGCGGGCAAGGTTTCCAGCATAGAAGACCTGGACGAAGCGGGTTACCGGATCGCCGCCATTGAAGGCACTACGGGGGAAGCCGCGGCGCAACGTTTTCTGGGCGCCGCTCGCCTGCGCAGTTTCGCCACGCCGGAAGAAGGCGTGCGGGAGGTGGTGGAGGGCAGGGCCGATGCTTTCATTCATGACGCGCCCTACAACCTGATTGCGATGGCCAGGCCGGAAAACCACACACTCTTTGCACTTGAGCAGCCGTTTACCTTTGAGCCCCTGGCGTTCGGCCTGAAAAAAGGTGATTACGACAGCCTGAATTGGATCAACCATTTCCTCAATCAAATAGCGCAGGACGGCACCTACGATCAGTTGCATGACAAGTGGTTCAAGGACACCACCTGGGTGGGGGAGATGGACTGA
- the pip gene encoding prolyl aminopeptidase: MQTWYPQIKPYARHDLAVDDTHTLYVDESGSPEGLPVVFIHGGPGSGCDAQSRCYFDPNLYRIVTFDQRGCGRSTPRASLENNTTWDLVADLERIREHLGIEKWVLFGGSWGSTLSLAYAQTHPERVHGLILRGIFLARPQDIHWFYQDGASRMFPDYWQDYLAPIPADERHNMVAAYHKRLTGNDQIAQMHAAKAWSGWEGRMLGLCPSPQHVERFSEPQRALSIARIECHYFTNDSFLEPNQLIRDMHKIAHLPGVIIHGRYDMICPLDNAWELHQAWPNSELQVIREAGHAASEPGITDALVRATGEMARRLLDLPPEEA, encoded by the coding sequence ATGCAGACTTGGTACCCGCAGATCAAACCCTACGCCCGGCACGATCTGGCAGTCGATGACACCCACACGCTGTACGTCGATGAAAGTGGCTCCCCCGAGGGCTTGCCCGTCGTCTTCATTCATGGCGGCCCGGGCTCCGGTTGCGACGCGCAGAGCCGCTGCTACTTTGATCCGAACCTTTACCGCATTGTGACCTTCGACCAGCGCGGTTGCGGGCGCTCCACCCCTCGCGCAAGCCTGGAAAACAACACCACCTGGGACTTGGTCGCCGACCTTGAGCGCATCCGCGAGCACCTGGGCATCGAAAAATGGGTGCTGTTCGGCGGCTCCTGGGGGTCGACCCTTTCCCTGGCCTACGCACAAACCCATCCTGAGCGTGTGCATGGCCTGATCCTGCGCGGCATCTTCCTGGCTCGCCCGCAAGACATTCACTGGTTCTACCAGGACGGCGCGAGCCGCATGTTCCCCGATTACTGGCAGGATTACCTTGCGCCGATCCCTGCGGATGAGCGCCACAACATGGTTGCGGCTTACCACAAGCGCCTGACCGGCAACGACCAGATCGCCCAGATGCACGCGGCCAAAGCCTGGTCCGGCTGGGAAGGTCGTATGTTGGGCCTGTGCCCGAGCCCGCAGCATGTCGAGCGTTTTTCCGAGCCGCAGCGCGCGCTGTCCATTGCGCGTATCGAGTGCCACTACTTCACCAACGACTCCTTCCTGGAGCCCAACCAGCTGATTCGCGACATGCACAAGATCGCCCATCTGCCTGGCGTAATCATTCATGGCCGCTACGATATGATCTGCCCGCTGGACAATGCCTGGGAGCTGCATCAGGCGTGGCCCAACAGTGAGCTGCAAGTGATCCGCGAAGCCGGCCATGCCGCGTCCGAACCGGGCATCACCGATGCGTTGGTGCGCGCGACCGGCGAGATGGCACGACGCCTGCTTGATCTGCCCCCTGAAGAAGCATGA
- the mdoH gene encoding glucans biosynthesis glucosyltransferase MdoH, whose amino-acid sequence MSNSQATPETLSEYLAHLPMTAEQRAELAGCTSFSELHQRLSSATFDAPTDAAQASVGRRLTLNTAEELQDAEMLALDASGRVCLKATPPIRRTKVVPEPWRTNILVRGWRRMTGRTNPPAPPKDERVLPAARWRTVGSIRRYILLVLMLGQTIVAGWYMKGIMPYQGWSLVDFDEIRNQTLLQTATQVLPYALQTSILIMFGILFCWVSAGFWTALMGFLELLTGHDKYRISGKSAGDEPIPKDARTALVMPICNEDVPRVFAGLRATFESVAATGDLDRFDFFVLSDSNEADICIAEQQAWLDVCREAGGFGKIFYRRRRRRVKRKSGNLDDFCRRWGGEYKYMVVLDADSVMSGECLTSLVRLMEATPDAGIIQTAPRASGMDTLYARMQQFATRVYGPLFTAGLHFWQLGESHYWGHNAIIRMKPFIEHCALAPLPGKGAFAGAILSHDFVEAALMRRAGWGVWIAYDLPGSYEELPPNLLDELKRDRRWCHGNLMNFRLFLVKGMHPVHRAVFLTGVMSYLSAPLWFFFLVLSTALLAVNTLMEPQYFMAPRQLYPLWPQWHPDKAVALFSTTIVLLFLPKLLSIILIWAKGAKEFGGKFKVTLSMLLEMLFSMLLAPVRMIFHTRFVLAAFLGWAATWNSPQRDDDSTPWSEAVKRHGPQTLLGFLWALLVVWLNPSFLWWLIPIVGSLMLSIPVSVISSRVKLGLKSRDESLFLIPEEYNPPQALLSTEKYTHENRWHALNDGFVRSVVDPQQNALACALATSRHREAEPIEHLRQERVRHALKVGPAGLNNGERLALLSDPVALARLHQQVWNEGHAEWLGAWRESIKADPHAPLLPLQPLSSQAQLA is encoded by the coding sequence ATGAGTAATTCTCAAGCCACGCCCGAGACGCTCTCCGAGTACCTGGCGCACCTCCCGATGACTGCAGAGCAGCGCGCCGAACTGGCGGGCTGCACTTCCTTCAGCGAGCTGCACCAACGTTTGTCGTCCGCAACCTTCGACGCACCAACCGACGCTGCCCAAGCGTCGGTTGGCCGTCGGCTGACCCTCAACACGGCTGAAGAGCTGCAAGATGCAGAAATGCTGGCACTCGATGCCAGTGGCCGTGTCTGCCTGAAGGCCACGCCGCCGATCCGTCGGACAAAAGTGGTGCCCGAGCCTTGGCGAACCAACATCCTGGTGCGCGGCTGGCGCCGGATGACCGGTCGCACCAACCCTCCGGCACCGCCGAAGGACGAGCGTGTATTGCCAGCCGCCCGCTGGCGTACCGTGGGTTCGATCCGTCGTTATATCCTGCTGGTGCTGATGCTCGGCCAGACCATCGTTGCCGGCTGGTACATGAAAGGCATCATGCCGTACCAGGGCTGGTCGCTGGTCGACTTCGACGAGATTCGCAATCAGACCCTGCTGCAAACCGCCACCCAGGTACTGCCTTACGCCCTGCAAACCAGCATCCTGATCATGTTCGGGATCTTGTTCTGCTGGGTTTCGGCCGGTTTCTGGACCGCGCTGATGGGCTTCCTCGAACTGCTCACCGGTCACGATAAATACCGGATCTCCGGTAAAAGTGCCGGCGACGAGCCGATTCCGAAAGATGCCCGCACCGCGTTGGTGATGCCGATCTGCAACGAAGACGTGCCCCGGGTATTTGCCGGTCTGCGTGCGACGTTTGAGTCGGTAGCCGCCACCGGTGACCTGGATCGCTTTGATTTCTTCGTCCTCAGCGACAGTAACGAAGCCGATATCTGCATCGCCGAACAACAAGCCTGGCTTGATGTGTGCCGCGAAGCCGGTGGTTTCGGCAAGATCTTCTATCGCCGTCGTCGCCGTCGCGTGAAGCGCAAGAGCGGCAACCTTGACGACTTCTGCCGTCGTTGGGGCGGTGAATACAAGTACATGGTGGTCCTCGACGCCGACAGCGTGATGAGCGGCGAATGCCTGACCAGCCTGGTGCGCCTGATGGAAGCCACGCCGGATGCCGGGATTATCCAGACCGCGCCACGGGCGTCGGGCATGGACACCCTGTATGCGCGCATGCAGCAGTTCGCTACCCGCGTCTATGGCCCGCTGTTTACGGCTGGCCTGCACTTCTGGCAGTTGGGTGAATCGCACTACTGGGGCCACAACGCCATCATCCGCATGAAGCCATTTATCGAGCACTGCGCCCTCGCGCCGTTGCCGGGTAAAGGGGCGTTTGCCGGTGCGATTCTGTCCCACGACTTCGTTGAAGCAGCGCTGATGCGCCGTGCCGGCTGGGGCGTGTGGATTGCCTACGACCTGCCGGGCAGCTATGAAGAGCTGCCGCCGAACCTGCTGGACGAACTCAAGCGTGACCGTCGCTGGTGCCACGGTAACCTGATGAACTTCCGCCTGTTCCTGGTAAAAGGCATGCACCCGGTACACCGTGCGGTGTTCCTGACCGGCGTGATGTCGTACCTGTCGGCACCGTTGTGGTTCTTCTTCCTGGTGCTGTCGACAGCGTTGCTGGCGGTGAACACCCTGATGGAACCCCAGTACTTCATGGCGCCACGCCAGTTGTACCCCCTGTGGCCGCAATGGCATCCGGACAAGGCGGTGGCGCTGTTCTCCACCACCATTGTGTTGCTGTTCCTGCCTAAATTGCTGAGCATCATCCTGATCTGGGCCAAGGGCGCGAAAGAGTTCGGCGGCAAGTTCAAGGTGACCTTGTCGATGCTGCTGGAGATGTTGTTCTCCATGCTGCTGGCCCCGGTGCGGATGATCTTCCACACCCGTTTCGTGCTCGCTGCGTTCCTCGGCTGGGCTGCGACCTGGAACTCGCCGCAGCGTGACGACGACTCCACGCCATGGAGCGAGGCGGTCAAGCGCCACGGTCCACAAACCCTGCTTGGCTTCCTGTGGGCGCTGCTGGTGGTGTGGTTGAACCCAAGCTTCCTGTGGTGGCTGATCCCGATCGTGGGTTCGCTGATGCTGTCGATTCCGGTGTCGGTGATCTCCAGCCGGGTCAAGCTGGGCCTCAAGTCCCGCGACGAGAGCCTGTTCCTGATCCCCGAGGAATACAATCCGCCGCAAGCCCTGCTGTCGACCGAGAAGTACACCCACGAAAACCGTTGGCACGCCCTCAATGACGGGTTTGTGCGTTCGGTGGTCGACCCGCAGCAAAACGCCCTGGCCTGCGCCCTGGCGACCTCGCGTCACCGTGAGGCGGAGCCGATCGAGCACCTGCGTCAGGAACGTGTTCGCCACGCGTTGAAAGTCGGCCCTGCCGGCCTCAACAATGGCGAGCGCCTGGCGTTGCTCAGTGACCCGGTGGCCCTCGCTCGTCTGCACCAGCAGGTGTGGAACGAAGGCCACGCCGAGTGGCTCGGCGCCTGGCGTGAATCGATCAAGGCTGATCCGCACGCGCCATTGCTGCCGCTGCAACCCCTGTCGTCCCAGGCCCAACTGGCCTGA